A part of Fusarium oxysporum Fo47 chromosome III, complete sequence genomic DNA contains:
- a CDS encoding P-loop containing nucleoside triphosphate hydrolase protein, translating to MSTAFRSLAPFLRTARQGLRANPINPLQSTFSKQNTSGVLNLYRTYAVFERSKPHVNIGTIGHVDHGKTTLSAAITKRQADKGLANFLEYGAIDKAPEERKRGITISTAHIEYATDNRHYSHVDCPGHADYIKNMITGAANMDGAIIVVAASDGQMPQTREHLLLARQVGVQRIVVFVNKVDAIDDPEMLELVEMEMRELLNTYGFEGDDTPVIMGSALMSLQNQRPEIGTEKIDELLAAVDEWIPTPERDLDKPFLMSVEDVFSIAGRGTVVSGRVERGILKRDQEIELVGKGQEVIKTKVTDIETFKKSCEQSQAGDNSGLLIRGVRREDVRRGMVVCAPGTVKSHTQFLASLYVLTKEEGGRHTGFQEHYRPQLYLRTADESIDLTFPEGTEDASSKMVMPGDNTEMVVTMGHPNAIEVGQRFNIREGGRTVATGLCTRIIK from the exons ATGTCGACCGCTTTCCGATCCCTTGCGCCTTTCCTGCGCACCGCCCGACAAGGTCTACGGGCTAACCCCATCAACCCTCTTCAGTCCACCTTTAGCAAGCAGAACACCTCCGGTGTCCTCAACCTTTACCGCACATATGCTGTTTTTGAGCGATCAAAGCCTCATGTGAACATCGGTACAATTGGTCACGTCGATCACGGCAAG ACCACTCTTTCTGCTGCCATCACAAAGCGACAGGCCGACAAGGGCCTCGCCAACTTCCTTGAGTATGGTGCCATTGACAAGGCTCCTGAGGAGCGAAAGCGTGGTATTACCATCTCGACCGCACACATCGAGTACGCCACCGACAACCGCCACTACTCCCACGTCGACTGCCCCGGTCACGCCGATTACATCAAGAACATGATTACCGGTGCAGCCAACATGGACGGTGCTATCATCGTCGTTGCTGCCTCCGATGGACAGATGCCCCAGACCCGTGAACACTTGCTCCTCGCTCGTCAGGTCGGTGTCCAGCGAATTGTCGTCTTCGTCAACAAGGTCGATGCCATTGATGACCCCGAGATGCTTGAGCTCgtcgagatggagatgcgCGAGCTTCTTAACACCTACGGCTTCGAAGGCGACGACACTCCCGTCATCATGGGCTCTGCTCTTATGTCTCTCCAGAACCAGCGCCCCGAGATTGGCACCGAGAAGATCGATGAGCTCCTTGCTGCCGTCGACGAGTGGATCCCAACCCCCGAGCGTGACCTTGACAAGCCCTTCCTTATGTCCGTCGAGGATGTCTTCTCCATTGCCGGCCGTGGTACCGTCGTGTCTGGCCGTGTGGAGCGTGGTATTCTGAAGCGTGATCAGGAGATCGAGCTTGTCGGAAAGGGTCAGGAGGttatcaagaccaaggttACCGACATTGAGACCTTCAAGAAGTCTTGTGAGCAGTCCCAGGCTGGTGACAACTCTGGTCTCCTCATCCGAGGTGTTCGCCGTGAGGATGTCCGCCGTGGTATGGTCGTCTGCGCTCCTGGCACCGTCAAGTCTCATACCCAGTTTCTCGCTTCCCTCTACGTcctcaccaaggaggagggtgGCCGACACACCGGTTTCCAGGAGCACTACCGACCCCAGCTCTATCTCCGAACTGCAGATGAGTCCATTGACCTGACTTTCCCCGAGGGTACTGAGGATGCCTCCAGTAAGATGGTCATGCCTGGTGACAACACCGAGATGGTTGTCACCATGGGTCACCCCAATGCCATCGAGGTTGGTCAGCGATTCAACATCCGTGAGGGTGGCCGAACTGTCGCTACTGGTCTCTGCACTCGCATCATCAAGTAA
- a CDS encoding thioredoxin-like protein, with the protein MVLIKSFVLSALAATVAAKSAVIELLPSNFDDIVLKSGKPTLVEFFAPWCGHCKTLAPVWEDLANTYEYAKDKVQIAKVDADAQRELGKRFGIQGFPTLKFFDGKSSKPQDYKSGRDLESLTNFIVEKTGVKPKKKLELPSEVTYLNDATFPKAIGGDKHVLVAFTAPWCGHCKSLAPTWEDLANTFVNEKNVLIAKVDAEAPNSKAVAEEQGVKSYPTIKWFPAGSKKAVAYESGRSEQAFVDWINEHAGTHRVTGGGLDTVAGTVESLDTLVAKITGGAAIADVAEEVKKEVETLTDSAQKTYAEYYVRVFDKLSSNNDWVSKELARLDGILTKGGLAPAKRDQIQQKTNVLRKFTQKVEEKIEEIKDEL; encoded by the exons ATGGTTCTAATCAAGAGCTTCGTGCTGAGCGCCCTTGCCGCCACCGTCGCAGCCAAATCCGCCGTCATCGAATTGCTTCCCTCCAATTTTGACGATATCGTTCTCAAGTCCGGCAAACCTACACTCGTCGAGTTCTTCGCTCCGTGGTGTGGACACTGCAAGACGCTTGCTCCCGTCTGGGAGGACCTAGCCAATACCTACGAGTACGCAAAGGACAAGGTCCAAATCGCCAAGGTCGACGCTGACGCTCAGCGTGAGCTCGGTAAGCGATTTGGTATCCAGGGTTTCCCTACCCTTAAGTTCTTCGATGGCAAGAGCAGCAAACCTCAGGATTACAAGTCTGGCCGCGACCTTGAGAGCCTGACCAATTTCATCGTTGAGAAGACCGGTGTaaaacccaagaagaagcttgagctGCCCAGCGAGGTTACCTACCTCAACGATGCGACATTTCCCAAGGCCATTGGTGGCGACAAGCATGTTCTCGTCGCTTTTACCGCTCCGTGGTGCGGAC ACTGCAAGAGCCTTGCCCCTACCTGGGAAGACCTCGCCAACACATTCGTTAACGAGAAGAATGTCCTGATCGCCAAGGTCGATGCCGAAGCTCCCAACAGCAAGGCAGTGGCTGAGGAGCAAGGTGTCAAGTCCTACCCAACTATTAAGTGGTTCCCTGCTGGCAGCAAGAAGGCTGTAGCCTACGAAAGTGGACGCAGTGAGCAGGCCTTTGTTGACTGGATCAATGAGCATGCCGGAACCCACCGAGTCACCGGTGGTGGTCTTGATACCGTTGCTGGTACCGTTGAGTCTCTTGACACGCTCGTGGCCAAGATCACAGGCGGTGCTGCCATCGCCGACGTCGCcgaggaggtcaagaaggaggtcgAGACCCTCACCGATTCTGCTCAGAAAACATACGCCGAGTACTACGTGCGCGTCTTTGACAAGCTGAGCTCGAACAATGACTGGGTATCGAAGGAGCTCGCTCGTTTGGACGGCATCCTTACTAAGGGTGGACTGGCCCCCGCCAAGCGTGACCAGATTCAGCAGAAGACGAACGTTCTTCGGAAGTTTACGCAGAAggtcgaggagaagatcgaagagatcaaggatgAACTGTAA
- a CDS encoding DNA polymerase family B-domain-containing protein: MASAVLPQKRVLGESHTRQNITSSPSSTKKRKVDAIPSSPAAARAPSSQHNHRSKMTSTQPKSAFESEVLEKLSQDLSDRKRNNTEKDQAWDRPPVVDFVPERDSLCFQSIEAEEGTLHGGRATVKLFGVNEAGNSVMLHVTDFKHYLYVPAPVNFQPQDCAAFKAYLETQVAQHQPTIHSVAFAMRENIYGFQGNQSKPYLKVTVTDPKFINKVRTTIQSGNANWKGMWRNDGEIQTFDNLQYLLRFMVDCKVRGMSWVEAPAKAYKIIPDHVRQSNCQIEAEVSYLDLVAHEPVGEWSKMAPLRILSFDIECAGRKGIFPEANHDPVIQIANIVTQYGEKKPFIRNVFCLQETSSIVATQILEYEKEEKMLSDWQKFLIRADPDIITGYNISNFDFPYLLDRAKHLKVSGFEYWTRIPSMQSKAKETNFSSKQMGNRDTKATNTNGRLQLDLLQLIQRDHHLRSYTLNSVSANFLGEQKEDVHHTMITELFNGTPESRRRLALYCLKDAYLPQRLMDKLSCLENYTEMARVTGVPFNFLLSRGQQVKFISQLFRKALEQKLVIPNLKSEASDEQYEGATVIEPTRGYYDVPIATLDFASLYPSIMQAHNLCYTTLVSKKAIEAFNLKKDEDYIVTPNGDTFVTIKQRKGLLAQILEELLAARKQAKRELAVETDPFKKAVLNGRQLALKISANSVYGLTGATTGKLPCLEIASSTTSFGRKMIEKTKEEVENRYNIANGYSHDAQVIYGDTDSVMIKFGTKDLQEAMKLGEEASKYVSEKFVKPIKLEFEKVYFPYLLINKKRYAGLYWTKPEKYDKMDTKGIETVRRDNCLLVQTVIEKVLRMILIDQDVQGAQEYVKETIADLLQNKVDMSKLVITKALTKDDYAAKQAHVELAQRMKKRDAGSAPGLGDRVAYVMVRGPAGAKNFEKSEDPIYVLEHNVPIDTRYYLDNQLAKPLGRIFEPILGETKARSLLTGDHTRTISVAAPTVGGLMKFAKKTQTCMGCKKPLTGKEESQGAVCSNCAPRVGELYKKTLDRVSDLEVRFGRLWTQCQRCQGSMHCEVICSSKDCPIFYMRMKAKKDLEDAGRELSRFDADQAAMW, from the exons ATGGCCAGTGCAGTTCTTCCTCAGAAACGAGTTCTGGGCGAGAGTCACACTCGCCAGAACATTACATCGTCTCCCTCCTCAACGAAGAAGCGCAAAGTAGATGCAATACCGTCATCACCTGCTGCCGCCCGGGCTCCCAGCTCTCAGCATAACCATCGATCCAAAATGACATCCACTCAGCCCAAGAGTGCTTTTGAATCTGAAGTCCTCGAAAAGCTCAGCCAGGACTTGTCGGACCGCAAACGTAACAACACCGAGAAGGACCAGGCATGGGATAGACCGCCGGTAGTTGACTTCGTACCGGAGCGTGACAGCCTCTGCTTCCAGTCTATTGAAGCCGAGGAGGGTACATTGCACGGTGGGCGGGCCACTGTCAAGCTGTTTGGTGTTAATGAAGCAGGAAACTCAGTCATGCTGCATGTTACTGACTTCAAGCATTATCTATACGTTCCCGCACCTGTCAACTTCCAACCACAAGACTGTGCAGCTTTCAAGGCATACCTAGAGACTCAAGTCGCTCAACATCAACCGACCATCCACTCAGTCGCCTTTGCTATGAGAGAGAACATTTACGGATTTCAAGGGAACCAATCGAAACCGTACCTGAAGGTTACTGTGACAGATCCCAAATTCATCAACAAAGTCCGAACAACGATTCAAAGTGGCAATGCAAACTGGAAAGGCATGTGGAGGAATGATGGCGAAATTCAAACTTTTGACAACCTACAATATCTACTGCGTTTCATGGTTGACTGCAAG GTCCGAGGAATGTCGTGGGTTGAAGCTCCCGCTAAGGCTTATAAAATCATCCCCGATCATGTTCGCCAATCCAACTGTCAAATCGAAGCTGAAGTTAGCTACCTCGATCTTGTAGCACACGAACCCGTCGGTGAATGGTCAAAGATGGCACCGTTACGTATTCTGTCTTTCGATATCGAGTGTGCCGGCCGTAAGGGTATCTTTCCGGAAGCAAACCACGATCCCGTCATCCAAATCGCAAATATTGTTACACAATatggagagaagaagccattcaTCAGAAATGTGTTCTGTTTGCAAGAGACGAGCTCAATTGTAGCAACTCAGATTCTTGAGTATgaaaaggaggagaaaaTGCTGAGTGACTGGCAAAAGTTCCTTATACGCGCGGACCCTGATATCATCACCGGCTACAATATTTCCAATTTCGATTTCCCATATTTGCTAGACCGAGCGAAACATCTCAAGGTATCTGGTTTCGAATACTGGACTCGAATCCCTAGCATGCAATCCAAAGCCAAGGAAACGAATTTCTCCAGCAAACAGATGGGCAACCGAGATACCAAAGCTACAAACACCAACGGTCGATTACAATTGGATCTTCTCCAACTGATCCAGCGTGATCATCACCTCAGAAGCTATACCCTGAACTCTGTGAGTGCCAATTTCCTTGGCGAGCAGAAGGAGGATGTCCATCATACAATGATCACAGAACTTTTCAATGGCACACCCGAGTCTCGAAGACGCCTGGCGCTATACTGTCTGAAAGACGCCTACCTCCCGCAAAGGCTAATGGATAAACTCTCTTGTTTGGAAAACTATACTGAAATGGCAAGAGTCACAGGAGTGCCATTCAACTTCTTATTGTCTCGAGGTCAGcaagtcaagttcatcagTCAGTTGTTTCGAAAAGCACTAGAACAGAAACTTGTCATTCCCAACCTCAAGTCAGAGGCTTCTGATGAACAGTATGAAGGAGCTACAGTCATTGAGCCAACCCGAGGTTACTACGATGTTCCAATCGCCACACTGGATTTCGCCTCTCTATACCCTAGTATTATGCAAGCTCATAACCTTTGCTATACTACTCTGGTCAGTAAGAAGGCGATTGAAGCTTTTAATCTCAAGAAAGACGAGGATTACATTGTCACGCCCAATGGAGACACTTTTGTAACAATCAAGCAACGGAAGGGCTTGTTGGCACAAATTCTTGAGGAACTTCTCGCGGCCCGTAAACAGGCCAAGCGTGAGTTGGCGGTTGAGACAGATCCCTTCAAGAAGGCTGTGTTGAATGGTCGACAGCTGGCTCTGAAAATCAGCGCGAACAGTGTGTACGGTTTGACTGGTGCTACAACAGGCAAACTCCCATGTCTCGAAATTGCTAGTAGTACAACAAGTTTTGGCCGAAAGATGAttgagaagaccaaggaaGAGGTGGAAAACCGTTACAACATAGCAAACGGATACTCTCACGACGCTCAGGTCATTTACGGCGATACTGATTCCGTCATGATTAAGTTTGGTACCAAAGACCTACAGGAAGCTatgaagcttggtgaggaaGCTTCGAAATACGTATCGGAGAAATTCGTTAAACCCATCAAACTCGAGTTCGAAAAAGTGTACTTTCCATATCTGctgatcaacaagaagcgaTATGCTGGTCTCTACTGGACTAAACCAGAGAAGTATGACAAGATGGACACAAAGGGTATTGAGACGGTGCGACGTGACAACTGTTTGTTGGTCCAGACGGTCATTGAAAAAGTCTTGCGAATGATCTTGATTGACCAAGATGTTCAAGGTGCCCAAGA ATACGTCAAAGAGACGATTGCCGATCTGCTGCAAAATAAGGTCGACATGTCGAAATTGGTCATCACAAAAGCCCTTACAAAGGACGATTATGCCGCAAAGCAAGCGCATGTCGAGCTGGCGCAACGCATGAAGAAGCGAGATGCAGGCTCGGCACCGGGACTCGGTGACCGAGTGGCCTACGTCATGGTCCGAGGCCCAGCTGGCGCCAAAAACTTCGAGAAGTCGGAGGACCCCATTTACGTGCTTGAGCACAACGTGCCGATAGATACGCGGTACTACCTGGACAATCAACTAGCTAAGCCACTCGGCCGTATCTTTGAGCCGATTCTCGGTGAGACCAAGGCGCGCTCTCTACTAACAGGAGATCATACCCGTACCATCTCTGTTGCAGCTCCCACTGTTGGAGGTCTCATGAAGTTTGCCAAGAAGACACAAACATGCATGGGCTGCAAGAAACCTCTGACAGGGAAAGAAGAGTCACAGGGGGCGGTGTGCTCTAATTGCGCACCTCGCGTTGGTGAGCTTTACAAGAAGACGCTTGATCGCGTGTCAGACTTGGAGGTGCGCTTCGGGCGACTATGGACCCAGTGCCAGCGCTGTCAGGGCAGCATGCACTGCGAGGTTATCTGCAGTAGTAAAGATTGCCCCATCTTTTACATGCGCATGAAAGCTAAAaaggatcttgaggatgCTGGCCGCGAGCTTTCACGTTTCGACGCTGATCAGGCTGCTATGTGGTGA
- a CDS encoding ribosomal protein S14p/S29e-domain-containing protein has product MSHESVWNSRPRNYGKGSRSCRVCKHKAGLIRKYDLNLCRQCFREKAKDIGFNKYCVDGENSQQNVKGLAVKKEHSEGGRLEQEFYGLLGSLRKIILSNSDHQEGGRKQSGDL; this is encoded by the exons ATGTCTCACGAAAGCGTCTGGAACTCCCGCCCCCGAAACTACGGCAAGGGCTCTCGCAGCTG CCGCGTCTGCAAGCACAAGGCTGGTCTCATCCGAAAGTACGACCTCAACCTGTGCCGTCAGTGCTTCCgtgagaaggccaaggatATCGGCTTCAACAAG TATTGTGTGGATGGGGAGAACTCTCAGCAGAACGTCAAAGGCCTCGCGGTAAAAAAAGAGCACTCGGAGGGCGGCCGCTTGGAACAGGAGTTTTATGGCTTGCTTGGGTCCCTCAGGAAGATC ATTTTATCTAATTCAGATCACCAAGAAGGTGGGAGGAAGCAGAGCGGAGATCTTTGA
- a CDS encoding trafficking PGA2-domain-containing protein, protein MDPVGQQQQHQGEQPELNAFGKLTAQFLQYGANASNNISNAFDSMDTKAWLRLTVIVGGYMLLRPLFLKFVTKGAVQKMEDEDAREKRKAQISPNELRGLVEDEPEIDEEGDGTGADWGQKARVRQRTMLKDLLEAEERRREEEEDDKDIADLLED, encoded by the coding sequence ATGGATCCTGTTggtcaacaacagcagcaccagGGCGAGCAACCTGAACTCAATGCCTTTGGGAAACTCACTGCTCAGTTCCTGCAGTATGGAGCCAATGCATCCAACAACATTTCAAACGCCTTCGACAGCATGGACACAAAAGCATGGCTTCGTCTTACCGTCATTGTCGGTGGCTATATGCTGCTGCGGCCCTTGTTCCTCAAGTTCGTTACTAAGGGGGCTGTCCAAAagatggaggatgaggatgccCGCGAAAAGCGCAAGGCACAGATTTCTCCCAATGAGCTACGTGGACTAGTTGAGGATGAGCCTGAGATTGACGAGGAGGGCGATGGCACCGGTGCCGATTGGGGTCAGAAGGCTAGAGTGAGGCAGAGGACTATGCTGAAGGATCTTCTCGAAGCTGAGGAACGACGgagggaggaggaggaggacgatAAGGATATTGCTGATCTTCTAGAGGACTAG
- a CDS encoding heat shock factor binding protein 1-domain-containing protein gives MMASNEPQPDTTANSKPENPSDDARADVTAAVEELLNSLSNKFAGVSSEIFAKMDEMSRRLDNLEAALQESKAKDGGSTKSS, from the exons ATGATGGCTAGCAACGAGCCGCAACCAGATACCACAGCCAACAGCAAGCCTGAAAAT CCTTCAGATGATGCTCGCGCCGATGTCAcggctgctgttgaggagcTCCTAAACTCCTTGTCTAACAAATTTGCTGGTGTCTCGTCAGAAATCTTTGCGAAAA TGGATGAGATGTCTCGGAGGCTGGATAATCTCGAAGCAGCTCTTCAGGAGAGCAAGGCCAAAGATGGAGGATCAACCAAGTCCTCGTAA